The segment CAAGGCCTTGCGCAATCCGTTCCCCCAGCAGCGTTTTCAGCTGCTGCCAGGCCTCATCACCGGACGCATCTGCGGGGAACAGGCGTTCCAGAGTATATTGCTTGATCGTCTTGCCCTGCAGGGCGGCCAGCGCTTTCAGGCTCTGATGCTGCTGATCTGTTATGTCGATGGTCAGGCGAC is part of the Novosphingobium sp. G106 genome and harbors:
- a CDS encoding antitoxin: MSRLTIDITDQQHQSLKALAALQGKTIKQYTLERLFPADASGDEAWQQLKTLLGERIAQGLAGSVSTKSIDDIVDEELGRDRLS